Part of the Anomaloglossus baeobatrachus isolate aAnoBae1 chromosome 1, aAnoBae1.hap1, whole genome shotgun sequence genome, cctcaagggggggggcactgttgtgaatgttagttatgttttggctgctgggaggctccctctggtggccaggaatagtttggacttggaccaggtgtgttgtgcagtgggtgtttcctttgctaactctctgcttatttaatcctggtctgattgcaggctgttgccggatgtcagttgttctttgtatctccagcctgctttatcctgctctacaccacatcctccccagataagtgcttgctctttatttattgtctggttcttttgtttatctgggtttgtcatttgctgtggttggtttcaggttatttgcttgtagggatttttcccctcagtggattgttagggaactccctgcagttctgtgtggagtatagctcctttgggtccatgtgtttgtggcttgttgactttgttatgattcttgttttctgttcattggtatgtcaagggcacctggtataggacggagttcagatctagtgatctgagggcctttttgtactatcaggaagttggtattttgcagggtttttctctggccaccatcagtccctttcctgtcctttcctattttagtcagcgggggcctcacattttgctaatcctgtcatctacctgtgtgttgtgtttttcctatatcaccgcagtctttgaatgtggggggcttgctattcttgtctagtttctgaggcagagagttattcatctttcctacctttaggatagttagttctccggctgggttcgcggtgcacaggatgttagttcacccctcggctacttctagttgtgatggttagtaaggggatggcggccagattagttgccaatgctcttgtcaccttttgccaatgatttgtggtggtcttccatggttccggatcataacagatgggcctggaggaaagggatggcccaggcccgccactgccgtaaccagtggcgatcctccgggggttcaggggtccccatggacgcgggtcccctgaaagagaccgtacccgctcgggcaacttggttcaggactggggtcaaggggtgttgcccacttcttaggggcagcatcagggccaggttgtttgggtgggagaagagcggaagccgtaaccgttttaataaaaatagacaaccgttaagtaacgtttaagaatgtgcctcccgttgtgggatgattgaTGAAAAATGCTTGTTGTTACACATGTTTTACTCTTTTACagttaagaaaaataaaaccggtgatggacgggcagcccgcggacggtctgcattttactaagggggaatgtggcgccctggacaagccaggtcgtcacaggtactacaacaacacaccccacaccccggctaggcacactgaagtcagacaaaaacccttgttgcctccctccaggggctgatgtccacaccagggggtggagccaggcgtttggccccacccgccgaggagttcacagtcctggaggcgggaaaaggaaagtcagatcagttttgaggGTGAaagagtgaagtagtagaggagcagactgaccatgtccgggtatgtggcccgggcacatacagcaaggttggcagacggtggtgacagtctgcaggagaggccaattggagtgaaccgtaaggaccaaggacgggcggtggccctccggtaccggaccagggaacgaagagaagccagcaccgttcgacagggcctacggaccccgaccaggcttggagtcgccgtaaaaccgctcaaatccgttagcgaagtgaacctcctgggtttcccagcagtcaagccccgatagaaggcaacagctcacaccgtgaagggaaatacagtcaccgccaaggctacagttcccagggccagagcctgcgggcaaaaggggctccctcagcatccatctaagctggggagcgggttaacggtgggaagccatcagtaccaagaacatactaaagatgcagggaaagacagttaccATCAACCTACCTactagcagaaaccaccgcagcagtcagtgggacccgtccatccagccgtgtgttttaccaaggactttgcattcgtcattggctgagtgagtaccactgcgcccctgcgaccctgcacctagccaggtcccgtaacccacctgccacatcCCTCCCTTACCGggcccaccaaccccctacccacggaggggaaaacaacaactacgctgctccctgtcatcgctcccgggatccccgtccagagcagcggtggtgtcacaacctcaccacaaccgtgggtggcgtcacggacaataaatccccaaaaccattccccttttcactcacgggcgaggagcgccgctcgagtccccgggatccggcccaccactcgagccaccgagcagcaagcgaagcatcagcagtgccggacccgagcgtggtgagcgcagcgtcctcctccccgcccgcgacacacatgggggagagagagcgacagaccccgcactacccatgggggagagagagcgacagacaccgcactacccatgagggagagagagcgacagacaccgcactacacgtgggggggagagagagcgacagaccccgcactacacgtggggggagagagcgacagaccccgccctacacgtggggggggaagagcgacagaccctgcactacacgtggggggagagcgacagaccccgcactacatgtgggggggggggggggcgacagaccttgcactacacgtgggggagagagagcaacagactccgcactacacgtgggggagagagcgacagactccgcactactcatgagggagagagtgcgacagacaccgcactagacgtggggggagagagtgcgacagacaccgcactacacgtgggggggagcgacaaaccccgcactacacgtgggggagagagagcgacagacgccgcactacacgtggggggggagagagacagaccttgcactacacgtgggggagagagagcaacagaccccgcactacacgtggggggagagagagcgacagactctgcactacacatggggggaaagAGCGACACACCTCGCACTACACGTACacgtgggggagagagcgacagaccccgcactacacgaggaggagagagagcgacagaccccgcactacacgaggaggagagagagcgacagaccccacactacacgtgggggagagagagcgacagaccccgcactacccatgagggagagagagcgacagaccccgcactacacgtgggggagagaCGACAGACCTCGCATTACACGTggaagagagagcgacaggccacgcactacacatggaggagagagagcgacaggccacgcactacacatggaggagagagagcgacaaaccccgcactacacatggaggagaggatgagcgacagaccccgcactacacatggaggaaatcATCTCATCCTCTTCACAATAAAGGATATTCTGTTGTTTTCTTTTCTAAATATTTTCTAATAACTAAAGATATTAAACCTGAGTCTGGAaataatcttccatcttactggagatgtgagaggttctgatgtcatcacattacatcattatctatggggataaaagaggatatgaccggggacgtgagaggctctgatgtcatcacattacatcattatctatggggataacagaggatatgaccggggaggtgagaggctctgatgtcatcacattacatcattatctatgggaataacagaggatatgaccggggaggtgagaggttctgatgtcatcacattacatcattatctatgggaataacagaggatatgaccggggaggtgagaggttctgatgtcatcacattacatcattatctatggggataacagaggatatgaccggggaggtgagaggctctgatgtcatcacattacatcattatctatgggaataacagaggatatgaccggggaggtgagaggttctgatgtcatcacattacatcattatctatgggaataacagaggatatgaccggggaggtgatggactctggaaatgtctgtagtgatattattaatgtctccacactcagtAGTGAAGatctctagtgatcgctgtcaggcccctgtgtctgaaggacggggaggaaccctgagcccaatcccggggcctccacctcatccccggatacatgaggacatcagtgaccagaagatcctagaactcatcaACAAGatcattgagctgctgactggagaggtgacactgctgggaatgctgggacattatacaggacggtactggaggattctgggtgatgacggtatcattgtgttgtcaggttcctataaggtgtcaggacgtcaccgtctatttctccatggaggagtgggagtatctagaaggacacaaggaccggtacaaggaggtgatgatggaggagccccagccccgcacatcaccaggtaatagacaggactgaatacacccggcctataattatctgtatgtaataatgatgtccgtcctgtctgtgtctcctgcaggtctctccagtacgaggacgaccccagagagatgtcccgctcctcctcctcctccacaggatcctcaggtagatggagatctcccctatgaggtgtagacggctgtgacctccttgtgttcagtcttgttttctcctccagtattagatgttttatacttgtgtaatgagagcggtggagacggcaggatcacagctgaccacagacctcacatgtccggatcttatctccattattcccggggacgtttacaatattttgttttgcagcttttggatctggataaagatctgaacaatattaattctccagagagaaatgtgaggggcgatcagtggagtaacgaggagattcctacagatcaccgccccggtgagtacagaccacccaataacacacacaagtcacacattcctattttccgctctttgctgtgtcagtttctccagcggtatattaacccttcatgtaaaatacacatgaaatgtgaatgaatctgtgatcccggtgcaggtgataacacgggatgtgcagttatgttatagaggagaaatacagctggacatgaattctgccgatgtgagcgaggaccagctccagctctttcctattatccgctgtcagggctgatgaggggtttctccagtttagggactaagaatctgtcgcgggcggggaggggacgctgcgctcaccacgctcgggtccggctcggggctgctttgcttgctgctcggcggcttgagcggtgggccggatccggggactcgagcggcgctcctcgcccgtgagtgaaaggggaaggttTTGGGGGGGTTTggagggtattgtccgtgacgccacccacggttgtggtgaagttgtgacaccaccgctgctctggacggggatcccgagagcgatgacagggagcagcttggatgttgttttccccctccgtgggtaggggttggttgtcccggggcccggtgagggtgaatGAAAGGTGGATgtcggggcttggtgaggtgcagggttgcgggggcagcgcggtgccgcacggcacagtggtactcactcagccaatgacgaatgcaaagcctccggtaaaacaaatggctggatggacgggtcccacagacggctgcggtggcttttctcccggtaggttggcggtgactgcctttccctgcacctgtagtatgtttctggttctgatggcttcccaccggtaacccgctccccagcttggatggatgctgagggagccccttttgcccgcaggctctggccctgggaactgtagccttggcggtgactgtatttcccttcacggtttgagcggttgccttcgatcgggtctttgctgctgggaaaccccggaggttcccttcgctaacggatttgaccggttttacggcgactccaagcctggtcggggtccgtaggccctgccgaatggtgctggcttctcttcgctccccggtccggtattggcgggccaccgcccgtccccggtccttacggtttgcgtcaatcggcctctcctgcagacggtcaccaccgtctgccaaccttgctgtatgtgcccgggccacgtacccggacacggtcagtctgctccactgctacttcactcTCTCCACTCCAGAACTGATCTCATCtcactcctttcccgcctccaggactgtgaactcctcggtgggtggggccaactgcctggctccaccccctggtgtggacatcagcccctggagggaggcaacaaggatttttgtctgactttgatgtgcctagccggggtgtggggtgtgttcttgcagtacctgtgacgtcttggcttgtccagggcgccacaaatccaTTATCTCCTATTACACTCATGTCTGTGTGTGACAGATACAGAACATGGAGACATAAACCCAAATAACAGGAGCGGATGGAGATTACTACTCTGAGGGTCGGTAATGCTGCTCACCAGGGAggaggaaaagacagagatggcaGAGCGTTATTATCACATAACAAATATCATGGTTACATGAAAGACGAGCGTCACCTCTTATATATAACCCATTGTGTCCTGATAGGATGTCCGGGGTCCGGCAATTTAATCCTGATATTGGGGGGGGGATTCTTGAGCGATGCTTCTATTGACGTCATTTCGTCAGTGAATGTGCAGGATACGAGTTTAGGATAAAAGGATAAAACATTTCTAGATTCTGATTTTCTTCTAGGAGAGAAAATGttcagatttattttctttttaatcacAAGATGCTGAAATGTAACAAATATAGTGGAactttggattatgagcataattcatTTCGGGGCTGTTTTCTTAaacaaagttactcttatatcaatgcgaattttcccatagaaaataattgaaaagcagacaattcattccacaacccaaatatAATTAGTATTTATATTAACTTATTACagcaatacaaaatactgtacattaTAAAACAAATTATACTGCTTTTTAGCTTAAATAGAATTATTAATTAACTTGAGGTGCACTATAGAGAGAAAACATTATGTATAAATATGAtaatctttattctagtacaatacacacaaAAAATACACCCCGAATCTATTCTTCCCAAAATAAGGACAGAAGTAAGCCTAGTGGGGGTAGGAATAGTGCCCAAGCAAGTAATTACATTACAAGctttgtgctgtactggttagcagaaaagaagtacagttctgtatccacaaatgcaaattaatagacatgctatatagtatgttctgtacaatggtatactgtatatagtacttATATACAGAAAGTTAActgcagagcgggtcagagcgcagtgaatggatggaaccggaagtgtgtgcagtgagtatttgctcttattgcaaatcattgttcTTAAATCAAGTTAtgcatttttaaaaagctttgcttgttttgcaaaacGCTGTCAAACCAAGTTACTATTAGGgtatgtgtgcatgttgcgttcTTCCGTGACACACATTCTGCAGCGGTTTTTCACTGCATGTGCAttttaaaacgcagccaaaacgctgcattttggatgtattttgaatgcagaatggatgcattcTGGAAGCTTGCA contains:
- the LOC142303635 gene encoding uncharacterized protein LOC142303635, with amino-acid sequence MSPHSVVKISSDRCQAPVSEGRGGTLSPIPGPPPHPRIHEDISDQKILELINKIIELLTGEVPIRCQDVTVYFSMEEWEYLEGHKDRYKEVMMEEPQPRTSPGLSSTRTTPERCPAPPPPPQDPQLLDLDKDLNNINSPERNVRGDQWSNEEIPTDHRPVKKSEVLRKPSLHHKDNESFWGPKLQQDKNINYLEIELYILET